Proteins from a single region of Runella sp. SP2:
- a CDS encoding tail fiber domain-containing protein: MKKLLLFFLFTHSLYAQMGLLSPYGVEFPRFSAAARPAPNNVGIGTMLFNTTNGTHQYSDGTTWRNISALPPAGTLHQTFRYDGSNWVGSNLIENTGTRIRIAVPDNIFFTSTVGIYNKGDEASFGLGVGSKYKGMFIEAVNTAIDAYSSNSYALQALTRDGGYSALFGGRMIIGKSINSYLEGGIEFRDDVNRGSLAFIGMRGTTELAVFGYGYNNYIQRWNINTGSICYVTTPTICSDIRLKKDFRRLSQSSEKLNQLEGYQYYWKNEKSPDLQTGLIAQEVQKIFPELVKTDEDGMLSVDYMGLIPHLIEANKSLSARIEKLETILSKEK; the protein is encoded by the coding sequence ATGAAGAAGTTATTATTGTTTTTTCTGTTTACCCATAGCCTTTACGCCCAAATGGGGCTACTAAGTCCTTACGGAGTTGAGTTTCCGCGCTTTTCGGCAGCCGCTCGTCCTGCACCCAATAATGTTGGTATTGGCACAATGCTCTTTAACACCACCAACGGCACTCACCAATACTCAGATGGTACTACTTGGCGAAACATATCAGCACTTCCACCTGCGGGTACGCTCCACCAAACTTTCCGCTACGATGGAAGCAATTGGGTAGGGTCTAATTTAATAGAAAACACTGGAACGCGAATACGTATAGCGGTGCCTGATAATATTTTTTTCACATCTACTGTAGGCATATACAATAAAGGAGATGAGGCCTCTTTTGGATTAGGGGTTGGATCAAAATATAAAGGAATGTTTATTGAAGCAGTTAACACTGCCATTGATGCTTATTCATCAAATAGCTATGCTCTTCAGGCATTAACACGTGATGGGGGGTACAGTGCTTTGTTTGGAGGCAGAATGATTATAGGTAAAAGTATCAATAGTTACTTAGAGGGTGGAATAGAATTTCGAGATGATGTCAATAGAGGTAGTCTGGCCTTCATCGGTATGCGTGGAACAACTGAGTTAGCTGTTTTTGGGTATGGTTATAATAATTATATCCAACGTTGGAACATCAACACAGGAAGTATTTGCTACGTTACTACACCTACTATTTGCTCGGACATACGTCTCAAAAAAGATTTTCGCAGATTGAGCCAATCTTCCGAAAAACTTAATCAACTAGAAGGGTATCAATATTACTGGAAAAACGAAAAAAGCCCTGATTTACAGACAGGATTGATTGCCCAAGAGGTGCAAAAAATCTTCCCCGAACTGGTCAAAACTGACGAAGATGGTATGCTCTCAGTGGACTATATGGGACTCATTCCACATTTGATAGAAGCCAACAAAAGCCTTTCGGCACGTATCGAGAAGCTAGAAACAATTCTCTCAAAAGAAAAATAA
- a CDS encoding right-handed parallel beta-helix repeat-containing protein — MNRPSFYFTIFLLLGIFGCSKENIETDECDTAPTACGCSQAPPNCDGSSGTLSGIVYVSPSGNDTNDGSENKPFKTIQKAADGADPSKALEIVLRGGTHESKEIKFRTSNIHLHSYPGEWAIIKASTTVEDITSCLWFREPTTENITIENLEIVGGYLYGIKFESNWDDDRSVPFSKRRGVRNVKILNCKIHDTGRDCIKIAPGCQYIQVLNCEIYRSGIGPANISAQNAEGIDNVNGSNMTVRNCYIHDIATNGLYAKGGAKDCVFEQNLIMNCGEGGLIAGYLDTDAEWFDTDSNPNYYESINVIIRNNIVVNTKWEGVGLYAAQNAQVYNNTFVNVAQNASAALLIARGEIYGTPKGDKFPKSKDIKVANNIFVQAASAQGYMARLRGLPEGVNELGYNIYYKPSQVSYRIDRNDDEYEEFLGFDNWKTKSKFDSNSFLINPKLDNSYHLADGSPCIGVGKVLQSLVEKDYDGKARGAKIDIGADQYNNGSSLSVPPVSVTNGTRGTGGE; from the coding sequence ATGAATCGCCCCTCTTTTTACTTCACCATTTTTTTGTTGCTGGGTATTTTTGGATGCAGCAAAGAAAACATCGAAACCGATGAATGCGACACTGCCCCTACAGCCTGTGGGTGTTCCCAAGCCCCGCCCAACTGTGATGGTAGCAGTGGTACACTTAGTGGCATTGTTTACGTTTCCCCATCAGGCAACGACACCAACGATGGAAGCGAAAATAAGCCGTTTAAAACCATTCAAAAAGCCGCTGACGGCGCAGACCCTTCCAAAGCTTTGGAAATCGTTCTGAGAGGCGGAACGCACGAAAGTAAAGAAATTAAATTTCGTACGTCCAACATTCATCTTCACTCCTATCCTGGTGAATGGGCTATCATTAAAGCATCCACGACCGTTGAAGACATCACAAGCTGTTTGTGGTTTCGAGAACCAACCACTGAAAATATCACCATCGAAAACCTCGAAATAGTGGGTGGTTATCTTTATGGAATAAAGTTTGAAAGCAATTGGGACGACGACCGTAGCGTACCTTTCTCCAAACGAAGAGGCGTGCGAAACGTAAAAATCTTGAATTGTAAAATCCACGATACGGGTCGGGACTGTATTAAAATTGCACCAGGCTGCCAATACATTCAAGTTCTTAATTGCGAAATCTATCGTTCAGGAATTGGACCTGCCAATATTTCGGCTCAAAATGCGGAAGGCATAGATAACGTCAATGGCTCCAACATGACCGTCCGCAATTGCTACATCCATGATATTGCCACCAACGGTCTTTATGCCAAAGGAGGCGCGAAAGATTGTGTTTTTGAGCAAAATTTAATCATGAATTGCGGCGAAGGAGGTTTAATTGCAGGTTATCTCGACACTGATGCCGAGTGGTTTGACACCGATAGTAACCCCAATTATTACGAAAGTATCAATGTCATTATTCGAAATAACATTGTTGTGAATACAAAATGGGAAGGAGTGGGGCTTTACGCTGCCCAAAATGCGCAAGTGTATAATAACACGTTTGTCAATGTAGCACAAAATGCAAGTGCGGCGTTATTGATTGCACGGGGTGAGATATACGGCACGCCCAAAGGGGATAAATTTCCAAAGTCTAAGGACATCAAAGTGGCTAATAATATTTTTGTGCAAGCCGCTTCCGCTCAAGGATACATGGCCCGTTTACGAGGTTTGCCCGAAGGAGTAAATGAATTAGGCTACAATATTTATTACAAACCCAGCCAAGTGTCGTATCGCATAGATAGAAATGATGATGAATACGAAGAGTTTTTAGGGTTTGATAACTGGAAGACGAAAAGTAAATTTGATAGTAACAGTTTTCTTATCAATCCTAAACTTGACAATTCGTATCATTTAGCTGACGGTAGCCCGTGCATTGGGGTAGGGAAAGTACTACAAAGTTTGGTAGAAAAAGATTATGACGGCAAGGCGCGAGGTGCTAAAATAGATATTGGCGCTGACCAGTATAACAATGGTTCTTCATTGAGTGTCCCGCCCGTATCTGTTACAAACGGCACCCGAGGCACTGGAGGCGAGTAA
- a CDS encoding lipocalin family protein, which yields MKKLLAQGVVTLLTLLAINHSLSAQSIVGAWKRTAIITTYSDGKTTDDMAELTKAMPCTADIVYVFEANGNLSMRVPKGCPIPAVLSTWKLNGSTLTTSMKDLTNTDQVSISGNTMTTTHVYSPQDKYVPKGTKSIKIIYKKD from the coding sequence ATGAAAAAACTCCTCGCTCAAGGTGTAGTTACCCTGCTGACCTTACTCGCCATAAATCACTCTCTGTCAGCCCAAAGTATCGTGGGTGCTTGGAAACGAACTGCCATCATCACTACCTATTCGGACGGAAAAACCACCGACGATATGGCAGAACTTACCAAAGCAATGCCTTGCACGGCCGATATTGTGTATGTTTTTGAAGCCAACGGAAATTTGAGTATGCGCGTCCCGAAAGGCTGCCCCATTCCTGCGGTACTTTCTACTTGGAAACTCAACGGCTCCACTCTCACAACCAGCATGAAAGACCTTACAAATACCGACCAAGTGAGCATCTCTGGCAATACCATGACCACTACGCACGTGTATAGTCCACAAGATAAATATGTACCCAAAGGGACAAAATCAATAAAAATCATCTATAAAAAGGATTAA
- a CDS encoding tetratricopeptide repeat-containing sensor histidine kinase: MKTLKKGGGIILFLLGLLINATHAQKQGQALADSLVKVLPTIKNDTLKARTYKRIAEEYFFINSDKALYYSQLGLKHAQKMPWKRGIGVFTGAIGRAYSDKGMYDSCQLYFQRALVVYREIDDKWNMTSILNNLGAAEQNIASNYPKAIDYYLKALKISEELGDAYLKTVALGNVSTTFLAQKNYEKALAYALKGLQEAKKQTKESEGEAQREVGQSMMKVISVYIAKEDYVNAKKYLFQAIPLLEKTGNLEGLASAYGSLGTISDKDIDSKIRYNLKAFEAWSKVNPMQSDAIQNAGNLGEAYIEKAKSQPSQQKGLLQQAEKYLQIAISRSRQKGEVSSQSYWTGVLAELQAERGDYKNAYLNFREFQAGQDSIFSQENKNKIAEVEGKREIELRDKQLEINRLELESQKKQRVGFVIGLVLLGVIGALLYWQNQTRKRTNTTLLHLNNELDEANKVKAKFFAILSHDLRSPVSNLISFLNLQKEAPDLLSPELAAAHQQRITTAAEGLLDTMESMLLWSKSQMENFRPQAKEVAVNELFEYLQKFFSGNTGVVIQFENPNHLNVVTDEDYLKVIMQNLTGNALKALKNVPNGSIRWEAREEKGQVILAITDNAGGVSEQQLSVLYSETANVGGKSGLGLHLIRDLAKAISCKITVNPTPNVGTEFRLAFG; this comes from the coding sequence ATGAAGACGTTAAAAAAGGGGGGCGGGATTATTTTGTTTCTGTTGGGGTTGCTAATCAACGCCACGCACGCCCAAAAACAAGGACAGGCCCTGGCTGATTCGTTGGTAAAAGTTTTGCCTACGATTAAAAATGATACCCTAAAAGCCCGTACGTATAAGCGTATTGCGGAAGAATACTTTTTTATTAATTCAGATAAAGCGCTTTATTACAGTCAATTGGGGCTAAAACACGCGCAAAAAATGCCTTGGAAGCGGGGAATTGGTGTGTTTACGGGGGCAATAGGGCGGGCTTACAGTGATAAGGGGATGTATGATTCTTGCCAATTGTATTTTCAGCGGGCATTGGTGGTGTACCGCGAAATTGACGATAAATGGAACATGACCTCGATTTTGAACAATCTGGGGGCGGCTGAGCAAAACATTGCGTCTAATTATCCCAAGGCCATCGACTATTACTTAAAAGCATTAAAAATCTCCGAAGAACTGGGGGATGCTTACCTGAAAACGGTGGCGTTGGGCAATGTTTCCACCACATTCTTAGCCCAAAAAAACTACGAAAAAGCGCTAGCCTACGCGCTTAAAGGGCTACAGGAAGCAAAAAAACAAACCAAGGAGTCGGAAGGCGAAGCCCAACGGGAAGTAGGGCAGTCGATGATGAAGGTGATTTCGGTCTATATCGCCAAAGAAGATTACGTAAATGCCAAAAAATACCTGTTTCAAGCCATTCCTCTTTTGGAAAAAACGGGAAATTTGGAAGGGTTAGCAAGTGCGTACGGTAGCTTAGGTACGATTTCGGATAAGGACATCGATAGTAAAATTCGCTATAACCTCAAGGCATTTGAGGCGTGGTCGAAAGTAAATCCCATGCAATCGGATGCGATTCAGAATGCAGGAAACCTCGGCGAAGCCTACATCGAAAAAGCCAAAAGCCAACCTAGCCAGCAAAAAGGATTGCTACAACAAGCCGAAAAATACCTTCAAATCGCCATTAGTCGAAGTAGGCAAAAGGGGGAGGTGAGTAGTCAATCGTACTGGACGGGCGTTTTGGCAGAATTACAGGCAGAACGAGGAGATTATAAAAATGCCTATCTTAATTTCAGGGAGTTTCAGGCGGGGCAAGATTCCATTTTTTCCCAAGAAAATAAAAACAAAATAGCCGAGGTAGAAGGTAAACGTGAGATAGAGTTGCGCGACAAACAACTTGAAATCAATCGGTTGGAGTTGGAAAGTCAGAAAAAACAGCGAGTGGGTTTTGTGATTGGGCTTGTGCTGTTGGGAGTGATTGGGGCTTTGTTGTATTGGCAAAATCAGACGCGGAAGCGCACCAATACGACGCTGTTGCACCTCAACAATGAATTGGACGAAGCCAACAAAGTAAAAGCCAAGTTTTTTGCCATCTTGAGCCACGACTTACGAAGCCCCGTATCGAACCTTATCAGCTTTTTGAACCTCCAAAAAGAAGCCCCTGATTTGCTTTCGCCCGAATTGGCCGCTGCGCATCAACAACGCATCACAACCGCTGCCGAAGGATTGCTCGATACCATGGAGTCGATGCTGCTGTGGAGCAAAAGTCAAATGGAAAACTTTCGGCCACAGGCAAAAGAAGTAGCTGTAAATGAGCTATTTGAGTATTTGCAAAAATTCTTCTCTGGAAATACAGGAGTAGTGATTCAGTTTGAAAACCCCAATCATCTAAACGTCGTAACTGACGAAGATTACCTCAAAGTAATCATGCAAAATCTGACGGGAAACGCCTTAAAAGCACTTAAAAACGTTCCTAATGGCAGCATTCGCTGGGAAGCACGCGAGGAAAAAGGGCAGGTTATTTTGGCCATTACGGACAATGCAGGTGGGGTTTCGGAACAGCAATTAAGCGTCCTCTACTCCGAAACGGCCAACGTGGGTGGAAAATCAGGGTTGGGCTTGCACCTAATTCGCGACTTAGCCAAAGCGATTTCCTGCAAAATCACGGTAAACCCCACACCTAATGTTGGAACGGAGTTTCGGTTGGCATTTGGGTAA
- a CDS encoding ABC transporter permease: MKNQPPAWIDKWLSRLLAPHLREEVMGDLHERYALRVKRLGKNNARQRYWRDALTYVRWSNIKRKPNPYPITYLYSPTMLRNYLKIAFRTLTRHKLYTALNVAGLTFGITCFLIIGLYLFDELTFDQQHRNASRIYRVLEHKKTKTDDLTVAAVSYKLAEESKKSIPEIETTARMTSFGRDNLSNPETKNKFHLTINLADENFMKVFDFEIISGEKQTALKEPNSIIIVEEIAKKLFNSTDVVGKTLRFDFTEKPFKITAVIKNHPSNSSFDFESLLSESTFNDDAEFQKSNASDWSSHDYRVYALLKENAPPQAVGTKMNALVAANYKPEVGTTIDYSLQPLTDMRLHSDHIARGSTSVGSGKGSILYIKIFGVVALFVLLIACINYMNLTTARASNRSKEIGVRKANGAFRSHLINQFLFESLLVTLLSFVLSIGFVNLLLPSFNAFTEKQLSLGLHSDYRIWLYTIAAVVLTGLISGSYPAFLLSRFSPLALLKSLKLQNKGDLSLRKGLVVFQFTISVVMIIGTIVLFRQIQYVSNKDLGFTKELLLVVDINSGDVRKNAQTIKNEISKIATVKNTSVMSRVPGEWKNIPTVKIRPEGDNDDHKISYLLGVDEDFATTFEVKVVNGRNFMGANDSTSIILNETAANMLNIKEAVGQLVEIPERSMGGSYNLLNSRETFRARVIGIVKDFHFQSLREKIAPMVLAYQNNPVHSIDYFTSRVTGNDISTTLAKINDALTKIDPAHLLEYHFLDEQLARFYADDHRRETMLIWAALATIFIACLGLFGLATYTAEQRIKEIGVRKVLGASVVNLTALLSKDFLKLVLIANGIAFPLAWWATGLWLQEFAYHITIEWWIFLVAGGSAMFIALLTISYQAIKAALADPVKSLKTE; this comes from the coding sequence ATGAAAAATCAACCCCCAGCTTGGATTGACAAATGGCTTAGTCGCCTGCTCGCACCACATTTGCGGGAGGAAGTGATGGGCGATTTGCATGAACGCTACGCTCTGCGAGTTAAGCGTTTGGGTAAAAATAACGCCCGTCAACGCTATTGGCGTGACGCCCTCACCTACGTTCGATGGTCAAACATCAAACGGAAGCCCAATCCGTATCCAATAACCTATTTATACAGCCCAACTATGTTACGCAACTACCTAAAAATCGCATTTCGTACCCTTACCCGTCACAAATTGTACACAGCCCTCAATGTGGCTGGCCTGACTTTCGGAATCACTTGTTTTTTGATTATTGGCTTGTATTTGTTCGATGAGCTAACTTTTGACCAACAGCACCGTAATGCGTCGCGTATTTACCGAGTTCTCGAACACAAAAAGACCAAAACCGATGACCTTACGGTTGCGGCCGTAAGTTATAAATTAGCCGAAGAATCAAAGAAAAGTATTCCAGAAATCGAAACAACGGCGCGCATGACCAGTTTTGGACGCGATAACCTGTCGAATCCTGAAACCAAAAACAAGTTTCATTTGACCATCAACTTGGCCGATGAAAATTTTATGAAGGTATTTGATTTTGAGATAATTTCGGGAGAAAAGCAAACGGCCCTCAAAGAGCCTAATTCAATTATAATTGTGGAAGAAATTGCCAAAAAGCTATTTAATAGCACCGATGTTGTTGGCAAAACCCTTCGATTTGATTTTACGGAAAAGCCCTTCAAAATCACGGCCGTCATTAAAAATCATCCGAGTAATTCAAGTTTCGATTTTGAGTCTTTACTATCAGAAAGTACGTTCAACGACGATGCCGAGTTTCAAAAATCGAATGCGTCTGACTGGTCATCGCACGATTATAGGGTGTATGCTTTGCTGAAAGAAAATGCACCACCGCAAGCCGTGGGTACTAAAATGAATGCCTTGGTGGCAGCCAATTATAAACCTGAAGTAGGGACCACGATCGATTATTCGTTGCAACCGCTTACGGATATGCGTTTGCATTCGGACCATATTGCCAGAGGTTCTACCAGTGTAGGTTCGGGAAAAGGCAGTATTTTATACATCAAAATTTTTGGAGTAGTAGCGCTGTTTGTCCTGTTGATAGCCTGCATCAATTACATGAACCTGACGACTGCGCGGGCCTCCAACCGCTCCAAAGAAATTGGTGTTCGGAAAGCCAATGGCGCTTTTCGTAGCCATTTGATTAACCAATTTTTGTTCGAGTCCTTGCTTGTAACGTTACTTTCGTTCGTGTTGTCGATTGGGTTTGTCAACCTTCTTTTGCCATCTTTTAATGCTTTTACCGAAAAACAGCTTTCGCTTGGCCTTCATTCCGATTATCGTATTTGGTTGTACACGATTGCTGCGGTGGTGCTGACGGGTTTGATTTCGGGGAGTTATCCAGCGTTTTTGCTGTCACGTTTCAGTCCGCTTGCACTGTTGAAATCGCTCAAGTTACAAAACAAAGGCGATTTGTCGCTGCGCAAAGGATTGGTGGTTTTTCAGTTTACAATTTCGGTCGTAATGATTATTGGAACAATTGTCTTGTTCCGACAAATCCAATACGTCAGTAACAAAGATTTAGGGTTTACCAAAGAATTACTGTTGGTGGTGGATATAAATTCGGGCGATGTCCGAAAAAATGCCCAAACCATCAAGAATGAAATCAGTAAGATTGCAACGGTGAAAAATACCTCGGTGATGTCGCGGGTGCCAGGGGAATGGAAAAATATCCCAACTGTTAAAATTCGCCCAGAGGGAGATAACGACGATCATAAGATTTCGTATTTGTTGGGGGTGGATGAGGATTTTGCCACCACGTTTGAAGTAAAGGTCGTGAATGGGCGCAATTTTATGGGAGCAAACGATTCCACTTCGATTATTTTGAATGAGACTGCTGCCAACATGTTGAATATAAAAGAAGCTGTGGGGCAATTGGTAGAAATCCCCGAACGCTCGATGGGAGGAAGCTACAACCTACTCAATTCCAGAGAAACCTTTCGCGCGCGCGTAATAGGTATAGTAAAGGACTTCCATTTTCAGTCGCTGCGTGAAAAAATAGCGCCTATGGTTTTGGCTTATCAAAACAACCCCGTGCATTCGATTGACTACTTCACGTCAAGAGTTACGGGGAATGATATTTCGACGACTTTGGCCAAAATCAATGACGCTTTGACAAAAATTGATCCTGCGCATTTATTGGAGTATCATTTTTTGGACGAGCAACTGGCGCGCTTCTATGCCGATGACCATCGCCGCGAAACCATGCTCATTTGGGCAGCCCTTGCCACTATTTTTATCGCGTGCTTAGGGTTGTTTGGTTTGGCTACCTATACCGCCGAGCAACGCATCAAGGAAATTGGGGTTCGAAAGGTGCTTGGCGCAAGCGTCGTTAATCTCACAGCCTTACTTTCCAAAGACTTTTTAAAGCTAGTATTAATTGCCAACGGTATTGCTTTTCCTCTGGCGTGGTGGGCTACGGGGCTGTGGTTGCAAGAATTTGCGTACCATATTACAATAGAATGGTGGATTTTTTTGGTCGCAGGAGGGTCAGCAATGTTTATTGCACTACTTACAATCAGTTATCAGGCCATAAAAGCAGCCTTAGCAGACCCAGTTAAGAGCTTAAAAACAGAATAA
- a CDS encoding LytTR family DNA-binding domain-containing protein, translating to MNPDTTYTCVIIDDNEIDRLTALMYAKKYPMLRVVGVFESPQAAIPVLQQGQIDVLISDIDMPETSGLELRAQFRAIPVCIFITAYPDYAAESFDVDAFDFLVKPLKADRFDHSMMRLQSYLSLKLKAELFEYSLGGNTVFIKDGHQQVKLNLHEILYLEALKDYTRIVTPTKKYSVLASIGLLLQEQAFQSFVRIHRSYAVQKHYIERVSAQQVHVREYALPVGRSYKEALLNLK from the coding sequence ATGAATCCGGATACTACTTATACCTGTGTTATCATTGACGACAATGAAATCGATCGTCTGACGGCACTGATGTATGCCAAAAAATACCCGATGCTGCGCGTGGTTGGGGTTTTTGAATCGCCCCAAGCGGCGATTCCCGTGTTGCAACAAGGACAAATAGACGTATTGATCAGTGATATTGACATGCCCGAAACCTCGGGTTTGGAGCTTCGAGCGCAGTTTAGGGCCATTCCCGTGTGCATTTTTATCACGGCCTACCCCGATTATGCCGCCGAGAGTTTTGACGTCGATGCCTTTGATTTTCTGGTAAAACCACTGAAAGCCGACCGTTTTGACCACAGCATGATGCGTTTGCAGAGTTACTTATCGCTCAAACTGAAAGCCGAACTTTTTGAATACAGTTTGGGAGGAAATACAGTCTTTATCAAAGATGGTCACCAACAAGTTAAGCTGAACTTGCACGAAATTTTGTATTTGGAAGCGCTGAAAGATTATACGCGGATTGTGACCCCGACCAAAAAATACAGTGTGTTGGCTTCGATTGGGCTATTATTGCAGGAGCAAGCTTTTCAGTCGTTTGTTAGAATTCACCGTAGCTATGCCGTGCAAAAACATTACATTGAGCGGGTATCAGCGCAGCAGGTGCACGTTCGCGAATATGCGTTGCCCGTGGGGAGAAGTTACAAAGAGGCTTTACTGAACTTAAAATGA
- a CDS encoding LytTR family DNA-binding domain-containing protein, translating into MKKTIELCPKLQLKQPFYIEEIAWLEGMGNYTTIHFRNGKSILTSKTLALFARELPKEVFVRVNRSFLIRISEVSVHKSDTRKYLSLVLHNGQQVEVSRRKKTLVKKYLRQTT; encoded by the coding sequence ATGAAAAAAACCATTGAACTCTGTCCGAAACTACAATTGAAACAGCCTTTTTACATTGAAGAAATTGCGTGGCTGGAAGGCATGGGTAATTACACTACCATTCATTTTCGGAACGGGAAGAGCATTCTCACTTCTAAAACCCTAGCGCTTTTTGCTCGTGAACTCCCCAAAGAGGTTTTTGTAAGGGTAAATCGTTCTTTTTTAATCCGAATCAGCGAGGTCTCAGTTCATAAGTCCGATACCCGAAAATACCTATCGCTTGTTTTACACAATGGGCAACAGGTAGAAGTGTCGCGTCGAAAAAAAACGTTGGTTAAAAAGTATCTCCGCCAAACAACATGA
- a CDS encoding cupin domain-containing protein, protein MERRDFLLNSALLTAFTGLSQTAFGENNNGVLSDKLKPVLLPSLPPLDHKGSSDIRVWIRTSMTNGLFSSVECAVAPKTMGPAPHWHKELDELMFVLEGTASVLVGDEVVQVEAGGWHLRPRMIKHTFFNTSDKPLRFVDMYFNQPFEEFLEKIYHQLTPENGFPRGSAALSREREVLNEKFGLFYGANSGEERAAIVKRYGLK, encoded by the coding sequence ATGGAACGACGAGATTTTTTATTGAATTCGGCACTCCTAACTGCTTTTACTGGATTATCACAAACGGCTTTTGGAGAAAATAACAATGGGGTTTTATCAGACAAGCTCAAACCCGTTTTATTACCATCATTGCCCCCTCTCGACCATAAAGGCAGCTCAGACATACGGGTTTGGATTCGGACTTCGATGACCAACGGGCTATTTTCGAGCGTGGAATGTGCCGTAGCTCCCAAAACCATGGGCCCCGCCCCACATTGGCACAAAGAACTCGACGAGTTGATGTTTGTTCTCGAAGGTACTGCCAGCGTTTTGGTGGGCGATGAAGTTGTGCAAGTAGAAGCAGGCGGGTGGCACCTGCGCCCACGCATGATTAAGCACACCTTTTTTAATACCTCCGACAAGCCACTCCGCTTCGTAGATATGTACTTCAACCAGCCCTTTGAGGAGTTTTTGGAGAAAATCTACCATCAACTTACGCCCGAAAACGGTTTTCCGCGTGGTTCGGCGGCGTTAAGTCGGGAGCGTGAGGTACTCAATGAAAAGTTTGGGCTTTTCTATGGTGCCAACTCAGGTGAAGAACGGGCGGCTATTGTGAAGAGATACGGGTTAAAATAG
- a CDS encoding tail fiber domain-containing protein gives MKKLLLLFCTIGYGVLHAQNPVVEIRTSGSTAITSKASLHALYTTSPYIPIFSQASGTGIYSQEGLHGEITPDASNPKSQFIGVVGLGKNAPSLGGNGAYNVGVFGSGKHGLWGKSSESFGFGVYGDGHTGVLGISNTGGIGVQGISYGVGLAGSFLGNVAISDRLGIGISGNIPDFILDVGGRARMRSGGSNETSAGVWFNNNANNQLRAFIGMRDDNEFGIYSQSMAQWLLRLNVNIGSICSYSTITNCSDMRLKTDITPIRGSLNRIQALNGVNYHWKKHPETSLQTGFIAQEVQKIFPELVETDQEGFLSVNYTGLIPHLLEAIKELQGKNGQLETRLSAIEAALNLPTGTGK, from the coding sequence ATGAAAAAGCTATTATTACTATTTTGCACAATCGGCTATGGAGTGCTACACGCTCAAAACCCCGTCGTAGAGATACGCACTTCGGGTAGTACCGCCATTACCTCAAAAGCTTCACTTCACGCACTTTATACCACCTCGCCTTACATTCCCATTTTTTCACAGGCATCTGGTACGGGAATTTATTCCCAGGAAGGGCTGCACGGAGAAATTACACCTGATGCGAGCAATCCCAAAAGCCAATTTATTGGAGTGGTCGGACTAGGGAAAAACGCACCTTCCCTTGGTGGGAATGGCGCATACAACGTTGGTGTATTTGGTTCTGGCAAACATGGACTTTGGGGAAAGTCAAGTGAATCTTTTGGCTTTGGTGTCTATGGTGATGGGCATACGGGGGTACTTGGCATATCGAATACGGGAGGAATCGGAGTGCAAGGGATTAGTTACGGGGTTGGACTCGCTGGGTCATTTTTGGGAAATGTCGCTATTTCTGACCGCCTTGGAATAGGCATTAGTGGAAACATTCCAGATTTCATACTGGATGTTGGGGGTAGAGCCCGTATGCGCAGCGGTGGAAGCAACGAAACCAGCGCGGGGGTTTGGTTCAACAACAATGCCAACAATCAACTACGTGCGTTTATTGGAATGCGTGACGACAATGAGTTTGGCATTTATAGCCAAAGCATGGCGCAATGGCTTTTGCGATTGAATGTAAATATAGGCTCTATTTGCTCCTATTCTACCATCACCAACTGCTCGGATATGCGCCTCAAAACCGACATTACGCCCATTCGAGGCTCTCTTAACAGAATTCAAGCATTAAACGGCGTCAACTATCACTGGAAAAAACATCCAGAGACATCACTCCAAACGGGGTTCATTGCCCAAGAAGTTCAGAAAATTTTTCCTGAATTAGTCGAAACCGACCAAGAAGGCTTTTTGAGCGTCAATTACACAGGGCTGATTCCTCATTTGTTGGAAGCCATCAAAGAGTTACAAGGTAAAAATGGGCAGTTAGAAACCCGTCTTAGCGCCATTGAAGCAGCGTTGAATTTGCCTACAGGTACAGGAAAATAA